The Nocardioides salarius genome includes a region encoding these proteins:
- a CDS encoding HoxN/HupN/NixA family nickel/cobalt transporter — translation MSVVGSRSAGRTLAGIAAVVALLNVLGWGVLLAVVAPREFQLGDAGGFGIGVGVTAFLLGARHAFDADHIAIIDNATRKLVGEGRPTVGTGFWFALGHSSVVFALSALLALGVRALAGPVRDQDSALQHSFGVVGTLAAGMFLIVIGLMNLSALIGLVHAARHLRAGTFDEDALEHHLHNRGFLARIFKRTTQKVSKPWHLYPVGLLMGLGFDTTTQVALLVLAGGTAAYALPWYAILVLPVLFAAGMTLFDTIDGLFMAHAYQWAFLKPARKLFYNITVTAFSVLVALSIGVIVSRAGSDGGSHSTEG, via the coding sequence ATGAGTGTGGTGGGCTCAAGAAGCGCCGGTCGTACCTTGGCAGGCATCGCGGCCGTGGTGGCGCTGCTCAATGTCCTTGGCTGGGGCGTGTTGCTCGCTGTCGTCGCGCCGCGCGAGTTTCAGCTCGGCGACGCCGGTGGGTTTGGGATCGGCGTCGGGGTCACGGCGTTCCTGCTCGGTGCCCGGCACGCGTTCGACGCCGACCACATCGCGATCATCGACAACGCGACCCGAAAGCTGGTAGGCGAGGGAAGGCCGACGGTCGGCACCGGCTTCTGGTTCGCGCTGGGACATTCGAGTGTCGTCTTCGCCCTGTCGGCGCTCCTCGCGTTGGGCGTGCGGGCACTGGCGGGTCCGGTCCGGGACCAGGACTCCGCACTGCAGCACTCCTTCGGCGTGGTCGGGACGCTTGCTGCGGGCATGTTCCTCATCGTGATCGGGCTGATGAATCTGAGCGCACTGATCGGCCTCGTGCACGCTGCCCGGCATCTGCGAGCCGGGACCTTCGACGAGGACGCGCTCGAACACCACCTCCACAACCGCGGCTTCCTAGCCCGCATCTTCAAACGCACCACGCAGAAGGTGAGCAAACCGTGGCACCTCTACCCCGTCGGTCTGCTCATGGGACTCGGCTTCGACACCACGACCCAGGTCGCGTTGCTGGTCCTGGCCGGCGGCACGGCCGCATACGCGCTGCCGTGGTACGCGATCCTCGTGCTGCCGGTGCTGTTCGCGGCCGGGATGACGCTGTTCGACACCATCGACGGCCTGTTCATGGCGCACGCCTACCAATGGGCGTTCCTCAAACCGGCGCGCAAGCTGTTCTACAACATCACGGTCACAGCCTTCTCGGTGCTCGTGGCGCTCTCGATCGGCGTGATCGTGTCGCGTGCCGGGTCTGATGGAGGCTCTCATTCCACGGAAGGATGA
- a CDS encoding cytochrome ubiquinol oxidase subunit I: MALSLGWHIVLACFGVAFPAMIFVMHLRGIRRQDPVALTLAQRWAKVSAVLFAIGAVSGTVLSFEMGVLWPGLMGRYGDVLGLPFAFEGLAFFLEAIFLGIYLYGWGRMPPKRHVLMVLPMAVTGIVGAYCVVAVNAWMNVPTGFRMVGGDVTDVQPWTVLFNQHAFLQFAHMWVGAYMVAGFTIAGVYAVGMLRGRRDSHHRLGFMVPFVFASVAALTQPFVGHVLGAGLDDRQPAKLAAFELAETTESPSPLRLGGVLVDGEVVGAIDIPVLGSLIAMNSLDEPVPGLDTIPEEDRPPVNITHLAFQTMVGIGTLLAAGVAWFWIQRRRGRDLLTKKWFLRAAAVAGPLAVIALEAGWVATEVGRQPWIVYGVMRTPEAVGDYNSTLWLLLGISTVIYAAMTIGAVVVLRSMARRWREGDTDLPSPYAPETREAGR; encoded by the coding sequence ATGGCGTTGTCACTGGGGTGGCACATCGTGCTGGCGTGCTTCGGCGTCGCGTTCCCGGCGATGATCTTCGTGATGCACCTGCGGGGGATCCGACGCCAGGATCCGGTCGCGCTCACCCTCGCCCAGAGGTGGGCGAAGGTGTCGGCGGTCCTGTTCGCGATCGGTGCGGTCTCGGGCACGGTCCTCAGCTTCGAGATGGGTGTCCTGTGGCCGGGCCTGATGGGCAGGTACGGCGACGTGCTCGGCCTGCCCTTCGCCTTCGAGGGGCTGGCCTTCTTCCTCGAGGCGATCTTCTTGGGCATCTACCTCTACGGCTGGGGTCGCATGCCACCCAAGCGACACGTCCTGATGGTGCTCCCGATGGCCGTCACCGGCATCGTCGGGGCTTACTGCGTCGTCGCCGTCAATGCCTGGATGAACGTGCCTACCGGCTTCCGCATGGTCGGCGGTGACGTTACCGACGTCCAGCCGTGGACGGTGCTGTTCAACCAGCATGCGTTCCTGCAGTTCGCCCACATGTGGGTCGGCGCCTACATGGTGGCCGGGTTCACCATCGCGGGTGTCTACGCCGTCGGGATGTTGCGTGGGCGTCGCGACAGCCACCACCGGCTGGGATTCATGGTCCCGTTCGTGTTCGCCTCCGTCGCCGCGCTCACCCAGCCGTTCGTCGGGCACGTGCTCGGCGCCGGCCTCGACGACCGGCAGCCCGCGAAGCTGGCGGCGTTCGAGCTCGCGGAGACCACCGAGAGCCCCTCGCCGCTGCGGCTCGGCGGCGTCCTGGTCGACGGAGAGGTCGTCGGTGCGATCGACATCCCGGTCCTGGGCTCGCTGATCGCGATGAACTCGCTCGACGAGCCGGTACCCGGCCTCGACACCATTCCCGAGGAGGACCGGCCGCCGGTCAACATCACCCATCTCGCCTTCCAGACCATGGTCGGGATCGGCACGCTGCTCGCCGCCGGTGTCGCCTGGTTCTGGATCCAGCGGCGGCGCGGGCGGGACCTCTTGACGAAGAAGTGGTTCCTGCGGGCCGCAGCCGTCGCCGGGCCGCTGGCCGTGATCGCGCTCGAGGCCGGGTGGGTGGCCACCGAGGTGGGCCGACAGCCGTGGATCGTGTACGGCGTGATGCGCACACCCGAGGCGGTCGGCGACTACAACTCGACGCTCTGGTTGCTGCTCGGCATCTCGACGGTCATCTACGCCGCGATGACGATCGGTGCCGTTGTGGTCCTGAGGTCGATGGCGCGCCGGTGGCGCGAGGGCGACACCGACTTGCCCAGCCCGTACGCCCCGGAGACCCGGGAGGCGGGTCGATGA
- a CDS encoding IS3 family transposase (programmed frameshift), with protein MAAPRKYPEELRERAIRMAVDLRRDPATRTGALKRVGDQLGINPETLRNWVSQAEVDEGHRPGVSSTEAQRIAELEREVKELRRANEILRTASGFFRRGGARPQAEVTTAVLVEYIDQHRARFGVEPICTVLRKAGMQIAPSTYYAAKSRPPSARAVADAQRLEVIRQVHTDNYGVYGVRKMHAELNRRGHRIARCTVHRLMRAEGLRGISRAKGPRTTIPGTGPDARPDLLDRDFKAPAPNRVWVADITYCRTFAGWVYAAFVIDVYSRRVVGWQLSKSLRTDLALDALEMGLWTREHAGQDTTGVIAHSDKGVQYLAVRYTQRLAEAGAVASVGSTGDSYDNALAEAFNSLFKAELIRNKGPWKNIDDLEIAVAEYIDWFNHRRLHGEIGLVPPVEFEEEHYRHNPAPTTVDASLQSLH; from the exons ATGGCAGCACCGAGGAAGTATCCCGAGGAGCTTCGGGAGCGGGCAATCAGGATGGCGGTCGATCTGCGGCGTGACCCGGCGACCAGGACCGGCGCACTGAAGCGGGTCGGCGATCAGCTGGGGATCAATCCCGAGACGTTGCGCAACTGGGTCTCCCAGGCCGAGGTCGACGAGGGCCACCGTCCCGGCGTCAGCAGCACCGAGGCGCAGCGCATCGCCGAGCTCGAGCGTGAGGTCAAGGAGCTACGGCGGGCCAACGAGATCTTGCGGACGGCCTCGG GCTTTTTTCGCCGCGGCGGAGCTCGACCGCAAGCTGAAGTGACCACGGCGGTGCTGGTCGAGTACATCGACCAGCACCGGGCGAGGTTCGGGGTCGAGCCGATCTGCACCGTCCTACGCAAGGCAGGGATGCAGATCGCCCCGAGCACCTACTACGCCGCGAAGTCCCGGCCGCCCTCGGCACGCGCTGTCGCCGACGCGCAGCGCCTGGAGGTGATCCGGCAGGTCCACACCGACAACTACGGCGTCTACGGGGTCCGCAAGATGCACGCCGAGCTCAACCGGCGCGGTCACCGTATCGCCAGGTGCACCGTGCACCGGCTGATGCGCGCCGAGGGGCTGCGCGGGATCAGCAGAGCCAAAGGGCCGCGCACCACGATCCCCGGCACCGGCCCGGATGCCCGCCCGGACCTGCTGGACCGCGACTTCAAGGCACCTGCACCGAATCGTGTCTGGGTCGCGGACATCACCTACTGCCGCACCTTCGCCGGCTGGGTCTACGCCGCGTTCGTCATCGACGTCTACTCCCGCCGAGTGGTGGGCTGGCAGCTGTCGAAGAGCCTGCGCACCGACCTGGCGCTGGACGCTCTCGAGATGGGGCTGTGGACCCGCGAGCACGCCGGCCAGGACACCACCGGCGTCATAGCCCACAGCGATAAGGGCGTTCAATACCTCGCGGTTCGCTACACCCAGCGCCTGGCCGAGGCCGGCGCCGTCGCATCCGTCGGGTCGACGGGCGACTCGTATGACAACGCCCTGGCCGAGGCGTTCAACTCGCTGTTCAAGGCCGAGCTGATCCGCAACAAGGGCCCCTGGAAGAACATCGACGACCTCGAGATCGCCGTCGCTGAGTACATCGACTGGTTCAACCACCGACGCCTGCACGGCGAGATCGGACTCGTCCCACCCGTCGAGTTCGAGGAAGAGCACTACCGGCACAACCCCGCGCCGACTACCGTCGACGCGTCACTTCAGAGCCTCCACTGA
- a CDS encoding ArsR/SmtB family transcription factor has product MTMMSTLSDATGRAAGQSGAEASAALFRALGDPSRLAILAHLHLGPHRVVDLVEHLGLAQSTVSKHLVCLRDCGLVQSRPRGRASVFSLTPGVAVREVLAAAERVLAATGGAVTDCPTVGGDL; this is encoded by the coding sequence ATGACGATGATGTCGACCCTGAGCGATGCCACTGGGCGAGCCGCGGGACAGTCGGGCGCGGAGGCGTCAGCCGCCCTGTTCCGCGCCCTCGGCGATCCGTCGCGGCTGGCGATCCTGGCTCACCTCCACCTCGGGCCCCATCGGGTGGTCGACCTTGTGGAGCACCTCGGCCTCGCGCAGTCCACCGTCTCCAAGCATCTGGTCTGCCTGCGCGACTGCGGGTTGGTGCAGTCTCGACCTCGGGGGCGTGCGTCCGTGTTCTCGCTGACCCCCGGGGTTGCGGTGCGAGAGGTGCTGGCGGCGGCGGAGCGGGTCCTCGCGGCCACCGGCGGGGCCGTCACGGACTGCCCGACGGTCGGGGGTGACCTCTGA
- a CDS encoding cytochrome d ubiquinol oxidase subunit II, with amino-acid sequence MSLEVAVAAAMFAGVIAYAVLGGADFGSGFFDLTAGDSQRGAELRTLVDHSIGPVWEANHVWLIYVLVIWWTGFPESFAAAMSTLVLPLLLALLGIVLRGASFAFRKYSATLGQARLFGVVFAVSSIITPFFLGTVAGAIASGRVPADGTGDRWSSWLNPTSLFGGVIAVGTCAFLAGVFLAADAHRSRRNRLTEDLRSRALAVGLATGAVVFAALVPILEDAPVLGEGLRGRAAPLVVLSAVSGVATLALLWRRHYSKARWPAVVAVAAVVSGWGVGQYPWLLVDEVTISEAAGAPATLQGLLVAVGLAVVLVLPPLIYLLRLTQSDEWARP; translated from the coding sequence ATGAGCCTCGAGGTCGCGGTCGCCGCCGCGATGTTCGCCGGCGTCATCGCCTACGCCGTGCTGGGCGGCGCCGACTTCGGGTCTGGCTTCTTCGACCTGACGGCCGGCGACAGCCAGCGCGGTGCCGAGCTGCGGACCCTGGTGGACCACAGCATCGGACCGGTGTGGGAGGCCAACCACGTGTGGTTGATCTACGTACTGGTCATCTGGTGGACCGGATTCCCGGAGTCGTTCGCAGCGGCCATGTCAACGCTGGTCCTACCGCTGCTGCTCGCACTACTGGGCATCGTGTTGCGCGGGGCGAGCTTCGCGTTTCGCAAGTACTCCGCCACGCTCGGTCAGGCGCGGTTGTTCGGCGTGGTCTTCGCTGTGTCCTCGATCATCACGCCGTTCTTCCTGGGCACCGTCGCCGGCGCCATCGCCTCCGGACGGGTGCCCGCGGACGGGACAGGTGATCGCTGGTCGTCGTGGCTCAACCCGACGTCGCTGTTCGGCGGAGTGATCGCGGTCGGCACCTGTGCGTTCCTCGCCGGCGTCTTCCTTGCCGCTGATGCCCACCGCAGCCGTCGGAACCGCCTCACCGAGGACCTGCGGTCACGGGCGCTCGCCGTCGGCCTGGCGACAGGGGCAGTCGTGTTCGCCGCGCTGGTGCCGATCCTCGAGGACGCCCCGGTCCTGGGGGAGGGGCTGAGGGGCCGCGCCGCTCCCCTCGTGGTGCTCTCAGCGGTCTCCGGCGTCGCGACGCTGGCGCTGCTGTGGCGCCGGCACTACTCGAAGGCTCGCTGGCCGGCCGTGGTCGCCGTCGCCGCCGTGGTCTCGGGGTGGGGCGTGGGCCAGTACCCCTGGCTGCTCGTCGACGAGGTGACCATCAGCGAGGCAGCCGGCGCCCCGGCGACGCTCCAAGGGCTACTCGTCGCGGTAGGCCTCGCGGTGGTCCTGGTCCTCCCGCCGTTGATCTACCTGCTGCGGCTCACCCAGAGCGATGAATGGGCGAGACCATAG
- a CDS encoding cation diffusion facilitator family transporter, which yields MGAGHGQGHGHAGGRHRWRLALAVGLVASFFTVELVVGLLGGSLALISDAGHMAADVVALGAALVATKIATLPDASGRRTYGSYRAEVFASGLTVLIMLGVAVYVVVEAITRIGETIEPAFGPMMIVGAIGLAINLVCLVLLRGGAQESINVKGAYLEVMADAAGSVGVLVAGVLVGLTGDGLWDTLVAMAIGVFVAVRAVILGREVLAVLGQHAPDDVDLAAVVRDLEALPGVAEIHDLHAWTLTSGMNVATAHLVVKDGADTQTVLSGAQTALRDGHGIEHATLQVEVDPARECHEATW from the coding sequence ATGGGCGCCGGTCACGGGCAGGGGCACGGGCATGCGGGCGGTCGTCATCGGTGGCGCCTTGCTCTGGCCGTCGGTCTGGTCGCGAGCTTCTTCACGGTCGAGCTGGTCGTCGGACTTCTTGGTGGCTCGCTGGCGCTGATCTCGGACGCAGGCCACATGGCGGCGGACGTGGTCGCCCTGGGTGCGGCGCTGGTGGCGACCAAGATCGCCACTCTGCCCGATGCGTCGGGACGTCGTACCTACGGCTCCTATCGCGCCGAGGTGTTCGCGTCCGGTCTGACCGTCCTGATCATGCTCGGGGTTGCCGTCTACGTCGTGGTGGAGGCGATCACCCGCATCGGCGAGACCATCGAGCCGGCCTTCGGTCCGATGATGATCGTCGGCGCCATCGGCCTGGCGATCAACCTTGTCTGCCTCGTGCTGCTCCGGGGCGGCGCCCAGGAGTCGATCAACGTCAAGGGCGCCTACCTCGAAGTCATGGCTGACGCGGCCGGCAGTGTGGGCGTCCTTGTGGCCGGCGTGCTAGTCGGCCTCACTGGCGACGGTCTGTGGGACACCTTGGTTGCCATGGCGATCGGCGTGTTTGTCGCCGTTCGTGCCGTGATCCTCGGACGCGAGGTCTTGGCCGTCCTCGGCCAGCACGCGCCCGACGATGTCGACCTCGCTGCCGTCGTGCGCGACCTCGAGGCCCTGCCGGGTGTGGCCGAGATCCACGACCTCCACGCCTGGACGCTCACCTCGGGCATGAACGTCGCCACGGCTCACCTCGTGGTGAAGGACGGCGCCGACACCCAGACCGTGCTGAGCGGCGCCCAGACGGCTCTGCGGGACGGTCACGGCATCGAGCACGCGACCCTCCAGGTCGAGGTCGACCCCGCCCGCGAGTGTCACGAAGCGACCTGGTGA